A genome region from Fervidobacterium thailandense includes the following:
- a CDS encoding F0F1 ATP synthase subunit C has protein sequence MDQESVKILAEAIITAGKAIGAGLCMGLGAIGPGVGEGHVGQGAMEAIARQPELTNVITTRMLLADAIAETTGIYSLVITFLILFAL, from the coding sequence ATGGATCAGGAAAGTGTGAAAATTCTTGCGGAGGCCATCATTACCGCCGGTAAGGCGATCGGTGCCGGACTGTGCATGGGACTTGGTGCTATCGGACCGGGTGTCGGTGAAGGGCACGTCGGTCAAGGTGCCATGGAGGCTATAGCAAGGCAACCAGAACTCACAAACGTCATCACAACACGTATGTTGCTTGCGGACGCTATAGCGGAAACAACGGGTATTTACTCACTCGTCATCACGTTCCTCATATTGTTCGCCCTCTAA